The Hevea brasiliensis isolate MT/VB/25A 57/8 chromosome 9, ASM3005281v1, whole genome shotgun sequence nucleotide sequence ttggctaattttaatattttattaaatttttattcaatcaaccaaattaaaattctaaattttacaatttttatcaataaaactaagttatttttttaatcaaagtagaaattaagttatttttataaaaaataattaaattattttttaaaattttaataattttattaaaatataaatttttttatgaatgTGTGATATTAATACAtgctaataatttaatattataaaaaaaatattcatttatatataaattactttTCATGAAATAAAATTAACAAGCTTTCTTACAAgtgcatattattattattattattattattatatatgttgTTTTGAAAACAGTGGAAGTGACTGGGGGGAGGACAAAGCAAGGTACTGCGAGGGGCAAAAGCAGCCAGTCTCAGGGCCAAATTATCCGGCGGGTCCCCACGCAGCAGAGCTCGTTGTAGAGAAAGTATTGCGAGGTATACAAAAGCCAGTGTACTTGCTTAACGTCACTGCCCTTTCACAGCTAAGAAAAGATGGCCATCCCTCCGTCTATGGCCATGGAGGCCCCAACGATATGGATTGCAGCCATTGGTGTCTACCTGCTGTTCCTGATACTTGGAATCAACTTCTATATGCACTTCTCCTTCAATTTTATAACTAAACTATAGCCACCTACCTCACTTTTAAGTTTACCTCATCccatcatattattattattgagaaaGAAAAGTATTATAGTTATTTGATGCACAAATTAATTTCTCcaagttattttaaaaaaaatattaatcttttatattttgATGTATCTTATTCTTATAatcaataaatataatataatgtatatatatgaatattttatttGGATTTTTTCTTAGTTGTGGTCAAATTATTATGATATTAATGTACCTTATAAGTATAGTTGTGAAATCCAGATTATTTAATCAGAAAATTTGGAATTGGGCTATGGCTAGTCTAGTcagtatttaaaaattgaaaattacgaaaactcattaaaatttataaaattcatcAAACCCGATCATGAGTCATGCAAATTAATCGAGTTTtgattttcttattaattttttttttatcaaatgatGCCATTTTATACACATGATAGTCATTAGTTAGTAACATGTGATAACTTTCTGTATGATAAAAAACTATAAAATAGATAGCTCTAAAGTGCTGTTATTGATGGCACAaatttattattgatattttggatagttaattttaaaaatattatccaTTAAAAATTAAGTAATATTAATTGAAAAAAATGATATATTTCTGGTATatgataatatattaaaattaatttataaaaattgtacGTATTTATTAaggaaatattaatttataaaaaaattaattgcttaatataaattaaaattattaaatagtatgtaatataaattaatatattaatattaaaaaattattatactaATGCCAATATATAAAAAGATTATTGGTTATTACTTGATGTAAAAATTAATACTTATTGAACAGTATCAATAATCAACATGTTGCCAATTCAATTACGTTTCAACTTCAGCTAAATTTTAAATCTTTAATTATCTGTCTTCATTAATTCTTAGACTGAACCAGTTTTAAATATGATGATTATAAGAAATTCACTTTATTCATATAAAATAGATGCACCACAAATCAATTATAAAAGATAGTTTAATTAAAGACATTAACTAAGAACAATATCCAATACAAAATTATTTCAAAGCTTAGTAGAGGCCTATTATCCATAAGATGAAACAACAACACAATCAAAAGCTTAATAAGAAATACAATTTGCCGTCGCACTATCATCTTCACTATTTATTAACATAAATGCTTGTGCTAGTTTCTGTCAATTAGGAGTACTGCATGCTTTCCACTTGAGTCATCTTGTGCACCTTCGAATAAAAGaattaagaataattaattaGAGTTCTAAATCTTTGATTTTAAGTTGATATTAAGACTTTATAAAAATTATcataacattttaaatttttaacataGAGAAAAAAATGGCAAGCAATATACATATTTGTGTGTGACTTCATATATACTTAGATTTGAAGATAGATGACAAAATGATTACCTGCTTCGTCAAATGTATTCCCTTTCTCTTAATGCACTCGAGCTTTAAGAAGTTTCTTTTTTGCTTAACTAAGTTGAGCAACAACATCATTGATATTCATTCGTTCTCTTGGTAACTCAACAGAACAAGATATTCCAATTTCAAATATTGAAATCAAGCACTAAAAAATTATGTTATTCTGAATGCTACTAAAATTGTGATTATGGTTTGAAATTGAGTTGCCCAGGGTCATGGATCTTCCTTCAAGAAGAATTGGATCTACAATATCTACGACTCTTTCAGGTAAAGCTATTTTGACAAAATTATGAAGGTTCAAACCTTCCATAAATATGCTATCAGTAGGTCTCTTCGCTGTGAACATTTCCAATAAAATTATGCCATAACCATATACATCACCGTAAGTTGATATTTCGCATCCCGCTCCATACTCTATGCATAGAAATGcacaaaaatttattaaatatataacttTTTTGTATTATTAGTAAAAAAGAAGTGAAATTGTAGATATTAATAAAGATAAGCTATCaatcatatttttataaaattaacaataaaaaagagaataagaaataaataaaatataaagaaagtaTATTTACCTGGAGGAGTATAACCGATTGTTCCTCTTACACCGAAAGAACTTGACTTGTTTTGAAGGGTTTCCTCAGAAAAGAACTTTGCTAACCCAAAATCACTGACAAGCCCAATCATTTCATCATCAAGGAGAATGTTACTTGGCTTGAGATCACAATGAATTATTGGTGTTTCACAGTGAAGATGGAGATACTGTATTGCAGAGGCAATATCAATTGCAATGTTTATTCTCTGAACAAGATTCAAAGTTTTTGCTTCTTCATCTGGCGTGGGAGTAGGATGCAACCATTCCTCCAAACTTCCATTGGTCATGAATTCATAAACCAAAGCCTTGAAATCATTGCCATGATGGTCAATGCTTGAGCATGCTGTTAATACCTTGACAAGATTTCGATGTCTGATGTTCCTCAATGCTTCACATTCAGCCATGAAACTCCTAGAAGCACCTCGACGCTGAAGGTTAAATACCTTGACAGCAATAGGAATAGCTCTTCCCTCTTCATCATGCATTCCTTTATACACAGAGCCATAGCTACCtgcaccaattaaatttgctgaaGAGAATTCATTTGTTGCTCTTAGGAGACTATGATAAGACACCTTCAAAAGTGTATTCTCATAAGAGCTTGATCTATTATtgtctcttcttttctttcttgatCGATAAAGAATGAAACATGCAAATACAAGTGTTACTCCAAGAAGTGGAGAGATTATGGAAATCACTATTGTCTTCATTCTCTTCTTCGGCTTATGATCAAAAGTGCATATAGGCAGCTGAAATTCAGGAATCCCACCACAAAGTTTATTATTTCCCTTGATCCATGTTGCCCTTGCATTCTTGAAAACTCCGTTTAGTGGCACTTCACCTTCAAAATCATTGTATGATAGATTTAACTTTGCCAATAACTTAAAATCTTGCAGAAACTCTGCAATTTTGCCAGACAAATTGTTACGGGAAAGATCTAATACTCGAAGACCCCTCAATGATTCAAAGGATGAAGGAATGGGCCCTTGGAAAAAGTTTCCATCCATGTGCAACACTTCTAAACTATTGCAACTTCCAAGACTTTCAGGAATCTTACCCGACAACATATTATTAGAAACATCCAAAACCCCCAAGCTACCCAACTTTCCAACTTCTATGGGAAGATCACCATTCAAATGGTTATAAGACAAATCAGCAAGTATAGATAAAGAGGAGAGACTCATAAGTTGTGGGGGTATGGTACCACTAAGATTGTTGAAAGAAAGTTCGAAAGCTAGCAGTTTTTGGCATTTCCCTAGGCTGGAAGGGATATTGCCATGAAGATTATTTTCTCTCAAGCTGAATTGAAGCAACTCGGTCAGGTTTCCTAAAGATGATGGAATGTAGCCTGAGAAATTGTTGGTAAAAAGATACAATATCCTGAGGTTTCGAAGCTTTCCGATATTAGAAGGAATATTGCCTGAAAGTTTGTTACCATTTAATTGGAAAATTTTCAAGCTGATGAGGTTCTCAATTCCACTGGGGATTTTTCCATATATTTGATTGTCATTGAAATATATTTCTGAGAGGTTTCTTGAGAAGTTGCAGATTTGTTGAGGTAACCTCCCTCCA carries:
- the LOC131182822 gene encoding probable LRR receptor-like serine/threonine-protein kinase At3g47570 — encoded protein: MLSHTYPMVPSLSFSVHIIVLVLACNILAASGNNETDLLALLKFKANINGDPLGVVHSWNSTLNFCHWHGVTCGRRHQRVTVLDLQSLKLSGSISPHVGNLSFLRELNLQNNSFTQAIPPQIGRLHRLQNLFLQNNSFSGEIPPNISGCSNLVTFQVQYNQLEGSIPMELGFLSKIQIIDLLQNNLTGTIPPSMGNLSSLQVIFASDNNLFGSLPHSLGQLMNLTELDLFENGFSGTIPPSIFNLSSIVLFDVAYNQFEGSLPSEIGNTFPNIKFLSISFNNFTGSIPISISNASNIVRLQLASNKLTGKVPSVGNLHKLKGFSVSKNYLGSGEDDDLSFLPSLTNATDLERLGIEENNFGGRLPQQICNFSRNLSEIYFNDNQIYGKIPSGIENLISLKIFQLNGNKLSGNIPSNIGKLRNLRILYLFTNNFSGYIPSSLGNLTELLQFSLRENNLHGNIPSSLGKCQKLLAFELSFNNLSGTIPPQLMSLSSLSILADLSYNHLNGDLPIEVGKLGSLGVLDVSNNMLSGKIPESLGSCNSLEVLHMDGNFFQGPIPSSFESLRGLRVLDLSRNNLSGKIAEFLQDFKLLAKLNLSYNDFEGEVPLNGVFKNARATWIKGNNKLCGGIPEFQLPICTFDHKPKKRMKTIVISIISPLLGVTLVFACFILYRSRKKRRDNNRSSSYENTLLKVSYHSLLRATNEFSSANLIGAGSYGSVYKGMHDEEGRAIPIAVKVFNLQRRGASRSFMAECEALRNIRHRNLVKVLTACSSIDHHGNDFKALVYEFMTNGSLEEWLHPTPTPDEEAKTLNLVQRINIAIDIASAIQYLHLHCETPIIHCDLKPSNILLDDEMIGLVSDFGLAKFFSEETLQNKSSSFGVRGTIGYTPPEYGAGCEISTYGDVYGYGIILLEMFTAKRPTDSIFMEGAQDDSSGKHAVLLIDRN